In Falco cherrug isolate bFalChe1 chromosome 5, bFalChe1.pri, whole genome shotgun sequence, one DNA window encodes the following:
- the ATP5F1C gene encoding ATP synthase subunit gamma, mitochondrial — protein MFARGAAVALYQPQWGQVRNMATLKDITRRLKSIKNIQKITKSMKMVSAAKYARAERELKPARVYGTGALALYEKAEIKAPEDKKKHLLIGVSSDRGLCGAIHTSVAKTLKSEITNLSNAGKEVMVVGVGDKIRGLLQRTHGNYFLLTFKEVGRRPPSFGDASMIASELLNSGYEFDEGSVIYNRFRSVISYKTDEKPIFSLETVAGSESLSIYDDIDADVLRNYQEFTLANILYYSLKESTTSEQSARMTAMDNASKNASEMIDKLTLTFNRTRQAVITKELIEIISGAAALN, from the exons TTACCAGGCGTTTGAAGTCTATCAAGAACATTCAGAAAATTACAAAGTCCATGAAGATGGTTTCTGCAGCCAAATATGCAAGAGCTGAGAGGGAGCTGAAGCCTGCTAGAGTCTATGGAACGGGAGCACTGG cactctatgagaaagcagaaataaaggcACCTGAGGACAAGAAGAAGCACCTTCTTATTGGTGTGTCCTCTGACCGAGGTCTTTGTGGTGCTATCCATACGTCTGTTGCGAAAACCTTGAAGAGTGAGATTACCAACCTCTCAAATGCAGGGAAAGAAGTTATGGTGGTTGGAGTAGGTGACAAGATCAGAGGCCTGCTTCAGAG GACGCATGGCAATTACTTCCTGCTGACATTCAAAGAAGTGGGACGGAGACCTCCGAGCTTTGGAGATGCTTCAATGATTGCTTCAGAGTTGTTAAACTCTGGGTATGAATTTGATGAAGGCTCTGTAATCTACAATCGGTTTAG GTCTGTCATCTCCTACAAGACTGATGAAAAGCCAATCTTCTCCCTTGAAACAGTTGCTGGTTCTG AAAGCCTAAGTATCTATGATGATATTGATGCCGATGTGCTGAGAAACTACCAGGAATTCACACTAGCAAATATTCTGTACTACTCCCTGAAAGAATCCACCACCAGCGAGCAGAGTGCTAGGATGACTGCTATGGACAATGCTAGCAAGAATGCTT CTGAGATGATTGACAAGTTGACCTTGACATTCAACCGTACCCGTCAAGCCGTCATTACCAAGGAGCTTATTGAGATCAtctctggtgctgctgctct GAATTAA